TCGTCGAACCGGGCCGGATTGGCGAGCACCTTGTGGATGTCGAAGTGCTCCACGAACTGCTCGGGCGTGAAGATGTCCTCGTCCGCGGAGAGGGACCAGCCCAGCAGCGCCAGGTAGTTCAGCAGGCCCTCCGGGATGAACCCGTGGTCGCGGTGCAGGAAGAGGTTGGCCTGCGGGTCGCGCTTGGAGAGCTTCTTGTTGCCCTCCCCCATGACGTAGGGCAGGTGGCCGAACACCGGCATGTACTGCGCGACGCCGACGGCGTGCAGGGCGCGGTAGAGGGCGATCTGACGCGGGGTGGAGGAGAGCAGGTCCTCCCCGCGCAGCACGTGGGTGATGCCCATGAGGGCGTCGTCCACCGGGTTCACCAGGGTGTAGAGCGGCGAGCCGTCCGCGCGGACCACCACGAAGTCCGGCACGGAGCCGGCCTTGAAGGTGATCTCCCCGCGCACCAGGTCGGTGAAGGTGATGTCCTCGTCCGGCATGCGTAGGCGCCAGACCGGCTGGCGGCCCTCGGCCTCGAACGCGGCGACCTGCTCGTCCGTCAGGTCCCGGTCGGCGCCGTCGTAGCCGAGCTTGGGGTCCCGACCGGCGGCCCGGTGGCGGGCCTCCGTCTCCTCCGGGGAGGAGTAGGACGGGTAGATGTGGCCGCCGGCCTTGAGCTTCTCGATGACCTCGGCGTAGATCTCCCCGCGCTGGGACTGCCGGTACGGCTCGTGCGGGCCGCCGACCTCGACGCCCTCGTCCCAGTCGATGCCGAGCCAGCGCATGGCCTCGAGCAGCTGCTGGTAGGACTCCTCCGAGTCGCGCTTGGCGTCCGTGTCCTCGATGCGGAACACGAGCGTCCCGCCGGTGTGCCGCGCCCAGCCCCAGTTGAACAGGGCGGTGCGGATCAGGCCCACGTGGGGGGTGCCGGTCGGCGAGGGGCAGAAGCGCACCCGCACCGGGGTGTCGGCGTCCACCTGGGGCACATCGGCGAAGGGGGCGGGGGCGTTCTCGGACACGGGAGAGGTGGCGTCAGTCATGGTGCCCCCGAGTCTACGCGGGGGGCGCCTCAGCGGCGCAGGTGCGTGAGCAGGGTGCCGATGCCCTCGACCTCGCACTCCACCCGCTGGCCGGCCTCCACCGTGCCGACGCCGGAGGGCGTGCCGGTGAGGATCACGTCGCCGGGCAGGAGGGTGAACGCCTCGGAGATTGCGGCGACCAGCTCCTTGACACCGAACACCATGTCCGCCGTGGTGCCGTCCTGGCGGAGCTCGCCGTCGAGGCGGGAGCGCACGGCCAGGCCGCCGGCGGCCTCCACGTCCAGCTCGGTCTCGATCCACGGGCCCAGCGGGCAGGCGCCGTCGAAGCCCTTGGCGCGGGCCCACTGCAGGTCGGTGCGCTGGGCGTCGCGGGCGGTGAGGTCGTTGGCCACGGTGTAGCCGAACACCACGTCGTCGACGCGGGAGACGGGCACGTCCTTGCAGATGGTGCCGATCACGACGGCGAGCTCGGCCTCGTAGGAGACCTCCTCCGACCAGCTGGGCAG
This Micrococcus flavus DNA region includes the following protein-coding sequences:
- the gltX gene encoding glutamate--tRNA ligase; its protein translation is MTDATSPVSENAPAPFADVPQVDADTPVRVRFCPSPTGTPHVGLIRTALFNWGWARHTGGTLVFRIEDTDAKRDSEESYQQLLEAMRWLGIDWDEGVEVGGPHEPYRQSQRGEIYAEVIEKLKAGGHIYPSYSSPEETEARHRAAGRDPKLGYDGADRDLTDEQVAAFEAEGRQPVWRLRMPDEDITFTDLVRGEITFKAGSVPDFVVVRADGSPLYTLVNPVDDALMGITHVLRGEDLLSSTPRQIALYRALHAVGVAQYMPVFGHLPYVMGEGNKKLSKRDPQANLFLHRDHGFIPEGLLNYLALLGWSLSADEDIFTPEQFVEHFDIHKVLANPARFDEKKATAINGTHIRLLEPADFRDRLVPYLREAGLVGEELTERESAILDAAAPLVQERVALLGEAVDMLAFLFTPDGQITTAEGALKGMPADLPGAVAAAREALAGLGEDEFTTERIEEALRAALIDGLGLKPRQAFGPVRVAVTGKKVSPPLFESLEILGKDSALARLDRFAAEQTAA
- a CDS encoding fumarylacetoacetate hydrolase family protein produces the protein MRIARFVDQAEPTYGIVEGPADADLSELSITALQGDPFFHGIQPTGTTHRLEDVRLVAPIIPRSKIVGVGRNWADHAKELGNEVPTSPQFFLKPNTSVVGPNEPVTLPSWSEEVSYEAELAVVIGTICKDVPVSRVDDVVFGYTVANDLTARDAQRTDLQWARAKGFDGACPLGPWIETELDVEAAGGLAVRSRLDGELRQDGTTADMVFGVKELVAAISEAFTLLPGDVILTGTPSGVGTVEAGQRVECEVEGIGTLLTHLRR